From a single Solanum dulcamara chromosome 4, daSolDulc1.2, whole genome shotgun sequence genomic region:
- the LOC129885749 gene encoding LOW QUALITY PROTEIN: phospho-2-dehydro-3-deoxyheptonate aldolase 2, chloroplastic-like (The sequence of the model RefSeq protein was modified relative to this genomic sequence to represent the inferred CDS: deleted 2 bases in 1 codon) — MALTAGGSRGGSALPNSFLQALPLQKPTFISSFPKIITPSNSKIKPRIKPISAVQSTPSKTTKTDQNPERKWSLESWKSKPASQLPEYPDKLVLESVLDTLSTYPPIVFAGEARNLEEKLGEAALGNAFLLQGGDCAESFKEFSANNIRDTFRVILQMGVVLMFGGQMPVIKVGRMAGQFAKPRSDPFEEKDGVKLPSYRGDNVNGDAFDEKSRIPDPHRMIRAYTQSVATLNLLRAFATGGYAAMQRVNQWNLDFTDHSEQGDRYRELAHRVDEAMGFMTAAGLTVEHPIMTTTDFWTSHECLLLPYEQALTREDSTSGLYYDCSAHMIWVGERTRQLDGAHVEFLRGIANPLGIKVSHKMDPDELVKLIDILNPQNRPGRITVIARMGADNMRVKLPHLIRAVRAAGQIVTWVSDPMHGNTTKAPCGLKTRSYDSIRAEVRAFFDVHDQEGSYPGGVHLEMTGQNVTECVGGSRTITYNDLSSRYHTLCDPRLNASQALELAFIIAEGLRKRRLGPKFRF, encoded by the exons ATGGCTCTGACAGCCGGGGGCAGCAGGGGTGGCTCAGCCCTCCCCAATTCATTCCTTCAAGCTTTACCTTTACAGAAACCCACCTTCATCTCTTCCTTTCCCAAAATAATAACCCCCTCAAACTCCAAAATAAAGCCAAGAATCAAACCCATCTCAGCCGTTCAATCTACACCTTCAAAGACAACAAAAACTGATCAAAACCCAGAAAGGAAATGGAGTCTTGAAAGCTGGAAATCGAAGCCAGCTTCTCAGCTCCCTGAATACCCTGATAAGTTAGTGCTTGAATCGGTTCTTGACACCCTTTCGACTTATCCCCCAATTGTATTTGCTGGGGAAGCTAGGAATCTTGAAGAGAAATTGGGAGAAGCTGCTCTTGGGAACGCTTTCTTGTTGCAGGGCGGTGATTGTGCTGAGAGCTTTAAGGAATTTAGTGCTAATAACATTAGGGATACGTTCAGAGTCATCTTGCAGATGGGTGTTGTGCTT ATGTTTGGTGGTCAAATGCCTGTAATCAAG GTGGGTAGAATGGCAGGTCAATTTGCAAAGCCAAGATCTGATCCATTTGAAGAAAAGGATGGCGTGAAGCTACCAAGTTACAGGGGAGACAATGTGAATGGTGATGCTTTTGATGAGAAATCAAGAATTCCTGACCCCCATAGGATGATTAGGGCCTATACTCAGTCTGTAGCTACATTGAACCTCCTCAGGGCATTCGCTACTGGTGGTTATGCTGCCATGCAGAGGGTTAACCAGTGGAATCTTGACTTTACTGATCACAGCGAGCAAGGTGACAG GTACCGAGAACTGGCTCACCGAGTTGACGAAGCCATGGGCTTCATGACTGCTGCTGGGCTTACAGTTGAGCACCCAATCATGACTACAACAGACTTCTGGACATCACATGAGTGCCTTCTCTTGCCTTATGAACAAGCACTTACTAGAGAGGATTCAACTTCTGGCCTTTATTATGACTGCTCCGCTCATATGATTTGGGTTGGGGAACGAACAAGGCAATTGGATGGTGCTCATGTTGAGTTTCTCAGAGGAATTGCCAATCCTCTTGGAATCAAG GTGAGTCACAAAATGGATCCAGATGAACTCGTCAAGCTTATTGACATTCTTAACCCTCAAAACAGACCAGGAAGGATTACTGTAATTGCCAGGATGGGAGCTGATAACATGAGAGTAAAGCTTCCCCATCTGATCAGGGCTGTTCGCGCAGCTGGTCAAATTGTCACTTGGGTCAGTGATCCTATGCATGGAAATACCACTAAAGCCCCTTGTGGACTCAAAACACGTTCATATGACTCTATCCGG GCTGAGGTAAGAGCATTCTTTGATGTACACGATCAAGAAGGGAGCTATCCTGGTGGTGTGCATCTGGAGATGACAGGTCAGAATGTAACGGAGTGCGTTGGAGGCTCTCGGACAATTACTTACAATGATCTGAGCTCACGCTACCATACACTTTGTGACCCAAGACTTAACGCTTCTCAAGCACTTGAACTTGCCTTTATTATCGCTGAGGGTCTCAGGAAAAGAAGACTTGGACCTAAGTTCAGGTTCTAG
- the LOC129885750 gene encoding protein EXORDIUM-like 2, which produces MASNYISATVSSILLFLLCSSSLFSASMAALVQEQPLVLKYHNGALLKGTVTVNLIWYGKFTPIQRSIVVDFLQSLNSPKAPNPSAASWWKTTEKYKTGASTLIVGKQILDENCSLGKSLKNSHIVYLASKGGHMGRSVNLVLTAKDVFVEGFCMSRCGSHGSTRGKIRFAYAWVGNSETQCAGQCAWPFHQPIYGPQTPPLVAPNGDVGVDGMIINVATVLAGTVTNPFNNGYFQGPATAPLEAVSACTGMFGSGSYPGYPGQVLIDKSTGSSYNAHGVNGRRFLLPAMWDPTKSACSTLV; this is translated from the coding sequence ATGGCTTCAAATTACATCTCTGCCACTGTTTCTTCAATCCTATTGTTTCTACTGTGttcctcttctctcttctcAGCTTCCATGGCTGCTCTGGTTCAGGAACAACCTCTTGTTCTCAAATACCACAACGGTGCTCTTCTTAAAGGAACCGTGACCGTTAATCTCATTTGGTACGGTAAGTTTACGCCTATCCAACGGTCTATAGTCGTTGATTTCCTTCAATCGCTGAACTCCCCAAAAGCCCCAAATCCATCAGCTGCTTCCTGGTGGAAAACAACTGAGAAATACAAAACGGGCGCCTCCACTCTCATCGTAGGAAAACAAATCCTCGACGAAAATTGTTCTTTAGGAAAATCTCTGAAAAATTCGCATATTGTGTATTTAGCTTCGAAGGGTGGGCATATGGGTAGGTCGGTGAACTTGGTGTTGACGGCAAAGGACGtatttgtggaaggattttgtATGAGCAGATGTGGGTCCCATGGTTCAACTCGGGGCAAAATCCGTTTCGCTTACGCTTGGGTTGGTAACTCGGAAACTCAGTGTGCGGGTCAGTGTGCCTGGCCGTTTCATCAGCCCATCTACGGCCCACAAACGCCTCCTCTGGTGGCGCCCAACGGCGATGTTGGCGTCGACGGGATGATCATCAACGTCGCTACGGTTTTAGCGGGAACCGTGACGAATCCGTTTAACAATGGGTACTTTCAGGGTCCAGCGACGGCGCCGTTGGAGGCTGTTTCGGCTTGTACTGGTATGTTTGGGTCGGGTTCGTACCCGGGTTATCCGGGTCAAGTACTGATTGATAAGAGCACGGGTTCTAGCTATAATGCGCATGGGGTGAATGGGCGTAGGTTCTTACTCCCTGCTATGTGGGACCCTACTAAATCTGCATGTTCGACACTCGTTTGA